Sequence from the Fusobacterium sp. DD2 genome:
TCTTAGTCTTTGGAAAGAATCTTCTTATTAAACTTATGCATGGAGATACATATCAATTACAATATGCTTAATATTTTTTCTAGCTTCAAAGGAAAATTTAGAAAAATAGCCTTCTAGTGAATTAAGTTGCCTATTTTCTACAATATCAATAATTTTTCTATTAACTGCATCCATAAAAATGAAGGACATGGCGCCTAAAGAATCTTTTGTTGATTTGAATTCATCAAAACACAAGACTTCAGAAAGTGTATTTT
This genomic interval carries:
- a CDS encoding transposase, coding for NSFLSKNLKLSILLRLKDKISLKDIAKEHFVSITIVQRIMNHGYKDLFVSKNTLSEVLCFDEFKSTKDSLGAMSFIFMDAVNRKIIDIVENRQLNSLEGYFSKFSFEARKNIKHIVIDMYLHA